The sequence cactatgagtaggaatcgacttgacagcaacaggtttgatttttaaactgtgagaaaataaatttctgtcattaaagccacgcacttgtggtttttctgttatagcagcactgagaaactaagacaccaagtaTTTCAGGTTCCTCTCAGAaggaggaaaccccggtggcgtagtggttaagagctatagctgctaaccaaaaggtcaggaacaggtttggtattttgtttttctcagaGGGAACTCTGGCAGTGAGTAATCCCACAGTGGGATAGGCCACCTTAGAGGAAGTGAGCTCCCCATTGCTAGAGGAGCTCAGAGAGGGACAGCCCCCCACCAGCTCTGAGACATCAGTATAGGCACCAAGGATGGGAGCAAGGGAGGCTGGAGAGAGGGTGCCTCCatgggggtggaggggattaAGGGGTGTCCAAGGCCCTTTCGCCCCTGCTCTGGGCTTCTCTGGCTGGGGGGAAAGGCTCGGAGAAGCATGCCCAAGCTGACTCACACGGCAGCGTAGAGGCCTCCACAGGCGGAGTGGAAGAAACCCCGAACAACGGTATGTAGGACGAAGGTCAAAAACTGAAACCAAGCAGAGGGTGAGTGAAGGGGTTACTAGAGGGAGTACAGGTAGGAGGAAGGAGAAGTGGGGCGAACAGGGGAATGGGGCTGTCCACATACTTCTACCCCCTCGCCAACCCAACTTCCCAGAAACACTTTCTAGAGAACTCAAAAAACAGGCAGACACAGAGGACAAGAACCTTGAGTCCTGAAAGGCAGGCATGGGTGGGCCATCCCTATGGGGAGCCCTGGGGCAAagagaaggaaccctggtagtgcggtggttaagcacttggctatgaaccaaaaggtcggaggtttgaaaccaccagcagctccataggagaaagatacggcagtctgcttctgtaaagattacagccttggaaaccctatggggtggttctactctgtcctatagggtcgctatgagttggaaccaactctatggagGCAGAGAAGGGGAAGGAGGTAGGTACCTGGAGATGTAAGTTGCTAATGAGACAGGTGATGCCGAAACCCACAAGCAGAAAGTTGGTCAGGGTGAAGGCGTTGATGGCATTGGTGAGCTTCTGGATCTTGCGGTAGCGCCGTTTGGGGGCTGTGGTGGTGATCCCATGCCTGAGGAGGAAAGCAGTCACAGGCTGCTGACTCTACCTCCCTGGCAGCCTGGCCCCTCCCCCTGCTGACGTGCCTTTGCCCTGAAGGCTGAGGAGGCAGCAGCAAAGGTAGAAAATCATTTCTCTAGCTCAGCATTTCTCTACACATATTTCCCCCAACCAACTACACCAGCATTACCTGAGGAGCTTTCTTAAAAATGCAGGTTCCCAGGCTCTGCCCCAGACTTCAGAATCTCAGGGGTGGaggccaggaatctgcattttgacaAGTATTCCAGGTGTTTCGCGTGCACACTGAAGTGTGAGAGCCGAGGAAGGGGAGAAAGGGGGGCTCTCACCCTGTCTCTCATCAGAAGCCTCAGGAAGGTGTCTCTGCCCACCATCCCGCCTTATAAGAGCACAGGTTGTTCCAGGGGTGGCAGCTTGCCCCCTGGCTTCCCAGGAGGCCCTTCTGTCTGGCATGATCAAGACACACGGAGGCCGGCCCAGTGGAGGGGTCAGTAGGCTGGGGTGAGGGCAAGCTGCCCATCTGTCCTGCCCAGAAGGGCCCTAATGGACACTGGCCATCAGGAGcagagggcagaggaggaagCCTGGGTGCCAGGGCTGAGGCACTGTTGACAGGAAAGGAAGCCACTAGATTGTTCCATAGGTGCCTTCTCTCCTAgcctccctcttccttcctctcagGAGAAATAGGAAGTATTTGGATTAACACAAAAGAGCAAAAGTAGCCAGATCTGGTTTCAAGCCTCAACTGTGGTAACCAGCCACCACGATGGCTCTCGATGGTCCCTGCTTCCCGGTATTCACACCCTTGTGTGGTTCCCCCCCACGCCCTGTGCCAGGGTGGGTCTCTGTGACCAATAGAATATGGCTGTAGAGATGGTATatcacttctgagattaggttataaaagacactgtggcttccatcttgggtgccctctctctctctctctaatttgTCTCTCGCTCTGGAGGAAGCCAGCTGTCACACTGTAAGCAACCCTACAGAAATGCCCTTGTGGAAAGGAGCTGAACTTCCTGCCAATAGCCACGTGAGTGCCCTTAGAAACTAGTTCTCCCTCAGTCAAGACTTCAGATAACTGCAGCCCTAAATGCCGGTCCGAATGAAACCTTATGAGAGACCCTGAACCAGAACCACCAGCTCAATCAGTCATTCCCAGATTCCTGCCTGACCCTCAGAAACTGTGTGACGGAACAGATGTTTGTTCTTTTAAGATGCCAGGTCTTGGAGCAATTTGTTATAAGCAGTAGCTGTCTTATGCACCAACTCTCTCTCTTCCCAGCCCTAAGAAGACCCTAGGCTATTATCTTTATAACATGGCCTCTGGAGCTTGGATATGTTACTTATTAACCTTTCTATgtctcagcttccccatctgtgaaatggggctaaTGGTGTCCCTACCTCAGAAAGCTGCTGTAGGGATTAAACGAGACAATGCAAGGTGCCTAGTGCATAGTCAGCACTCAAAGTTAGCTATTCTTACTATCAAGAAAATCAAACTGTGTGCcctcttagcctcagtttcctcatctgtaaatgagcTCTCCCAGGGCTCTTGGGAGAATGAAATGAGATGctggatgtaaaaaaaaaacaacccattgctgtcaagtcgattccaactcatagtgaccctataggacagagtagaactgccccatagggttcccaaggagtggctggtagatttgagctgctgaccttttggttagcagccatagctcttaaccactacaccaccagggtttccgctggaTGTGAAAGCACATAGAAAATGAAACCCCACTGGCCTTCTTGCTGTCACCATCCCTGTCCAGGTCACCTGGCGTCTCCGAGGGCAATGCCCTCGGTGGGGTCGTCCACGCAGTCCTTGATCCGCCAGTCCATGATGTAGCCGATGAGGGGACAGGTGAGAAGGCACAATAGCTGCATGGCCCCAAAGATGGAGGAGTAGAACCCAACTGGGCAGGACGGGAAGGAAAGCGGGGTCAGGAGCTGGCCCGACAGATGCTAGCAGCCCAGTGGGCGGTGCCACCCACTTCCAGCGGAGGAGAGGGAGTTCCAAAAGAGCCTTCTTCTGACCCCAGATTCCTAGCTCCCCAAAATGCCCAGGGTGACAAGAGAGGATCCAGGCCCAGAGGATCCCTGTTCCCTGTGGAGTGGGCAAGGGCCCAGCCTTCATGCCTACCTGTCTCTGCTGCCCTTTGTCTCAGGCCATTCATTTCTGCGGGGGGGAGGGAAGCCAAGGTGAGAGGAGCTCAAGGCAGGGTGGCTCccctgtgcccccagcccccagtggGCTCAGCAGCACCTCACCATGCTTCTGGCCACCAGTCACAAAGTACTCCAGCATCTTGTTCATGGCGGCCATGTAGAAGATGATCCTCAGCTGGGTCATGCCCATGGTGAGGAGGCTCCACAGGAAGATGGGGGAGCAGAGGCTCCTGCGGAACGGGATGGACCCTGGGGAGACAGCAGGGGGCACCCCTGAGCCCCAGGCCTTCCATTTCCCCTGCTTCTcccagcccacacaggtctaaaGGAGGCTCTGGCACCAACTCCATGACTTTGGAGAGGGATGTCTCCTCTCAGGGCTGGTTTCTTCCTTTGTAAATGAGGGGTTCAGACTCATTGGCCTCCAAGTTCTTGCCCAGCTCTATGACTGTCTCAGCAGAACACTCTCAGGTGACCTATGGTTTGTTGGtgctagctgccactgagttggcccctgactcatggtgacactatgcacaacagagcagtcctgcaccacccccgtGATTGGTTGAGGATTAGACCATAGCGATCCCTAGGGttccactgactgatttttggaagtaggttgccaggcctttcttgctggtcttagtctggacatcatagcaacacagaagcctccactgacagcatgaagtaaacccaggtctccttctCACTACTGTTCATTAAGTTCTATGTgctacatggagtccctgggtggttcaaacagttatACAGTTGGCTGCTAGCtcaaggctggcagtttgagtccacccagaggtgccttggaagatagacctattttcaaaaaaatcagccattgaaaactctttggaccacagttctactctgactcacatgtagtcactatgaattgcaatcaactcaatagcaactggtctGGTTTGGTATTTTTATGTACGGCACACTTGGTGTGTATTATCCCATTTGGCCAAACCTTGCAACCACCCTGTTttaccccactttacagatgaggaaactgcagctctgAGGGGTTAAATGATGGCTGGTGCAGCAGGTGGGCCCGACTTGGGCTCCTGCCTTTAGCCATTCTGCCAGGTGGGTCAGCAATGGAGATAACCCCCTCATGACTGTGCACCACTTTACAGTTCACACAGAGCTCCCCCACCTGGGACTTCATTCGACCCTCACAACTAACTTCCCTCCGAGCTTCTCAGTGTCAGGTTATTCATGTTGGTTAAGAGATGAAAGATTGAACGGTGACAGCAAGGGTAAGCAATCGACCCAAGTCACATGGTCTGAAAGTGAGGAACCGAGGTTCAGACCCCCACCTTTGGACTTCATGACCTGTGCTCCTTCAGGGTCTCAGGCACCTTGGGAACTGACCCAAAGCAGAAGGTTCCCAACCACCCTGCTGGCTCCTTGGGAAGGAGAGTGCAGTTCCTCTTGTGCCCAGCAGGGGGTGCCAGCCAGCCACTCTCCAGGCTGCATCTGCGTAAGAAGCTCAGCGGTTGCTGGAGTCTCTGAGGGAACTGAAACCAAGTGCTTCCCAGGCCTGCCCCCATTCTAAGAATCCAGCAGTGTACCCTTGAATCTGAATTTCCCAGAGTTCTCTGAGCTATGATTTCCCCATCTACAAACAGGGAgcataagtagccctggtggcacaatggttaagggctcggctgctagtCAAAAATTTTGAGATTTGAACCTATGCaggggctccatggaagaaagacctggcgatccgctcccataaagattacagcttagaaaaccctatggggaagatctgctctgtcacatggggtcacttgtgaaatcgacttgacagcacttaacaaacgGGGAGCGCGCCACCACCTCCATCCTGGGGATCCTGTGAGCACTGAAGAGGGCAAGAGGGAGCACTCCCATACCAGTGCTCCTTTGGCGGAAGGACtgacccaccccaccccccaaggcAGGCACTTCTGCCGGGCACTCACTCTCAGAAGGGGTCTCTGAGGTGTGACGGACACCCTGGGATGCGATGAAGACGTCGTTCCCGTCCTCCAGGCTGTGGGCCTTCTGGCTTAGCCGCTGGCCCACCGTGGTCATGTAGGCGTAGAAGCGCTCACCTGTCACCTTGTGGTCCAGGGCCAGACCCCTGAGCTTCATCTTCCTGCCAGCAGCCAGACCAGAGCATGTGGGAACCAGCCACACAGGGCCTACCCTCCCAAAATGCCTCGAGGAGGCCATCCCAGGGGCTCTGAGACTCCCTTGACGCAGCACAGCCACATCCAGTGCAGGCCCTGTGTGGGCCGCTCAGAGGCTTAGCACAGGTGCCCAATAAGTGAAGGGCAAGTTGGTCACTTTCACTTTGGTCATTCCCAGGAAGGAAGACAGCCTAGTTCCAGCCTTAAAGACTCACCCCCTTACAACGGCATGACCTTAGGAAAGTCCCTTTGCTCCCTGTCCCTTTGTTTTCTTCACCTGCAAAATGGAGTTCGTAACAGAATTCACACCATAGGGCTGCCTGAGAATAATAGGGAgcaaagcacagtgcctggcatatagcaggcactcaataaatgtcagcttttTGACCAGCACCCCAATGTGCTTGGCTATCGCCCTTCTGGATCTACATGGTATCTACACTGTTGCTGGATTCCTCCTACTCTGACCCCCTCCTCTGAAACCCCATAAAGATAACAACAATCACAATAGTCACTAggttttgagcacctactgtgtgtcaggtctATTCCTTAAAAACGCCCACAGGTGGACACAGATGAAAAAGCGGAGCTTAGAGCTCAGGAGATTTGCCAAGCAGAGAACCCAATCCAGGGCTCTCTGACTCCAAACTGATCCTGTCCATCACACCACAGATCTCCCGCCGCTCCCCCCCCCCACTACAGCAGGGAGAGCCTCTCCTCACCACAGCACCCCCACACTCACATGTAATTGACCTCCTCAGGGGCTGGGAAGGCTTCGCTGGGCCAGTTGAAGGCACAGTTCAGGAAGATGAGGCAGGCCAGGCCAGCCCAGGTGAACATGATGACCACAAAGTCCACGCCGGCATCATAGATCAGCTGTGGGAAGAGGGACGAGCCTGTGGGTGGGCTGCACCCTACCTACGCACATGCTCAAACTCCTCTGggctttgggggtggggaggaagtgcCCTTTAAACTAACAATGAACTGTCCAAGCTCATGGAGTCTGAGGGGGCAGACCATGGCCCAGCTGAAAGGATGCTTTGATTCCATCTGATACCATCTCTTCCACCCCATGGGAGAGCCTGGGCCTCAAAGGCCTTAGTGAAGGTCTCTTCTACCCTACTCCTTTGTCCAGTTTACAGGTAAGGAACCCAAGGCCCAAAGTTAGAGCCACACTAGAAGACCCACCTCCCCTCCTCCTTCTCACCCAAGCCCCTCTAAAGA comes from Elephas maximus indicus isolate mEleMax1 chromosome 7, mEleMax1 primary haplotype, whole genome shotgun sequence and encodes:
- the SLC43A1 gene encoding large neutral amino acids transporter small subunit 3 isoform X1; translation: MAPTLQQAYRRRWWMACTAVLENLFFSAVLLGWGSLLIMLKKEGFYASLCPAENTTNITLDKQPLWPSCDLQDEMLNLGFTIGSFVLSATTLPLGILMDRFGPRPMRLIGSACFVASCILMALASRDTEVLSPLIFLALSLNGFGGICLTFTSLTLPNMFGNLRSTFMALMIGSYASSAITFPTIKLIYDAGVDFVVIMFTWAGLACLIFLNCAFNWPSEAFPAPEEVNYMKMKLRGLALDHKVTGERFYAYMTTVGQRLSQKAHSLEDGNDVFIASQGVRHTSETPSERSIPFRRSLCSPIFLWSLLTMGMTQLRIIFYMAAMNKMLEYFVTGGQKHEMNGLRQRAAETVGFYSSIFGAMQLLCLLTCPLIGYIMDWRIKDCVDDPTEGIALGDARHGITTTAPKRRYRKIQKLTNAINAFTLTNFLLVGFGITCLISNLHLQFLTFVLHTVVRGFFHSACGGLYAAVFPSNHFGTLTGLQSLISAVFALLQQPLFMAMVGPLEGDPFWVNLGLLIFSLLGFLLPSYLFYFRARLQREYAAGWTDPQKVLGSFELTEV